From the Candidozyma auris chromosome 2, complete sequence genome, the window TACTCTGTGGATGCCTTGCTCGGTTTGAACACAAAGCGTTTAGCCGCTCCAACACACTCTTTAGAGTTTGATCGCAAGGAGGAGCACGAGGCGCTTGTGAAACGTCATGAAGAATTCGCCAGGTTGAATGGCATTTCATATTCTTTAGATGACATCGTGGGGGGAGAGAACGAAAATACTCATCACATCAATGATTTGGAGTACAAAGACGAGGGTGACCAGACTGCCTCAGACAGGAAGCCATCAATCGGCAAAGATCTTTCAGTAGCCCAGAACTTGACACCAACTCCGCTTGAAAGACTTGGCCAAAGCTCTCACAAAAACCTCTATTTCGCAGTCATATATCTAGCTCCGGGTGACTACCATCGTTACCATTCGCCTACAAATTGGGTCACTACCTTGAGACGTCACTTTATCGGTGAACTCTTCTCCGTGGCTCCATTCTTCCAAAAGACCTTGCCGGGTTTATTCGTGCTCAATGAAAGAGTAGCTCTCTTAGGTTACTGGAAGCACggcttcttttcaatgATTCCTGTTGGAGCCACCAACGTTGGAAGTATTGTAGTAAACTTTGacaaagatttgaagaCTAATGATGTGTACGAGCACGAGGTGTATctgagaagttcaagatcCTCATCGCCCAGCGAGACGACGGCtctacttgaagaaggtaaAAGTATTTCGGTGAGGTCCACGGAAAATACAGTCTCTAAGcccaaaaagttgaagaagaacaccGTCTATGAGGCAACATACACTAACGCTTCCACACTTCTCGGCGGTTTCCCCTTAAGAAAAGGCGAAGAGGTGGGTGGATTCAAGTTGGGATCCACGGTGGTGTTGGTTTTCGAGGCCCCTGATAACTTCCATTTCGATCTTCAGGTTGGTCAGAAGATAAAAATGGGTGAGTCTCTTGGCAGATTCAAGTAGCATAAAAGCATGTAGCATAATAGAATCTATTTATATGAATTTCATGGTTATTTTGTGGAATatttttgttggtgaaaaGTTGAGTAAAAAAACCACGCTGGACTACAAGCCTCAAGTGAATAATTTTAGTAACATTATAGCTTCTGAAAAATCTCCGGGAGATTGTGATATTTTCTCTACTGTGACTCTTTTCTTACTTACATCTTCATTAGATTTATTGGCATTTATAGCTTGGAAGATACCAGAGTATCAAACTTACCACACAATTGTTATACACATGCGAAGATCTACAGCAAACGCGAACTGTACATACAAAAGAATCcgttcaaaaaaaaatcctaATCGAGAAACttaagaaaaaataaatgAAAAATAAAACTCTCACAATGAAGCctaaaataaaaaaaaaaagaaacaaactCTCGAGCTTCAATGACTTTTGCACGTTGAATCGCCTTCTATTTACTCTTACATTTGGCGTTCCTTACGGCGCAGATCGCGAAACGGCCCTCTCTGGTACATCAACTTTGGCCTTCTTTGTGCAGTGCCCAAACTGTTCAGATACTCGCTTGATCCACTAAAAACCACTCGGACACTAACCGTTTCTTTTACACACCCCTACTTCTCTCACCAGCATATCCACCTGATCATGTCGTTTCTAAATACCATTAGGGGCTTCGGAcgctcttcaaagaaaacaaagaaggaCTACGAGACCCCAGGGATCCTTGCTCCTCCTGGCAACGGGAATGTATCGCCAATGAGAAGGTCCCAGCTGCCTTCCCGTATGTCCccttcaaaaagaggcTCACAGATCCTGTTTGCACCTTCTTCGCCGACAAGGCTATCAAGAGTGCCACGCTCTCGACTGCCGCAACGTTCATCTTACAACACATCAGATTCAGAGGAGATTCCTCTCTTCATGTGTGAGCCGTTCGTTAAGACAGCGTTGGTGAAGGGATCATTCAAGACGATCGTGCAACTACCTAAGTACGTTGATTATGGTGAGTGGCTATCACTAAACATATTCGAGCTTTACAACCACTTGAATCAGTTCTACGGCATCATATCAGATTACATAACGCCGGAGACAAACCCTACTATGAACGCTGGACCTAACATGAACTACTTGTGGATTGACACAAATGGACAGCCAGTAAATCTACCTGCTGACCAATATATCGAATACGTTTTGACGTGGATCTCaaacaagatcaacgaTCAGTCTGTATTTCCTACAAAAGATGGAGGGGCTTTTCCTCCGAACTTTATCAAAGATTGCAAGAACATCGTAAGACAAATGTTCAGAATATTTGCTCACATATATCATAATCACTTCGACAAGCTTGTTCATCTATCACTAGAGGCCCACTGGAATTCTTTTTTCGCCCATTTCATAGGTTTTTGCAAGGAATTTAACTTAatcgaaaagaaagaactcATGCCGTTGTTACCGTTGATAGAAAACTTCGAAGTTCAAGGAAAGATTATTTAGGTTCTACAATATAAGGGATTTTGGATGCTTCGTGTATGTACAGAATTTTGTAAAAAATCGTCTATAGATATGCAGATGAGTGTATAGTTTCTTATGATCATGAAAAGAAGTATTGTGACTCCTTTACTAGGCTTACATCAAGATCACCCTTGGATGGAATTTCGGGAAAAGTGAGTGGAGCAAGAATTTGCACGGAGTTCGATTGTGAAGCAGGAACTGAGATGGCATTCATGTCATACCCCTCAGTGACACTGACGGTCGTCGTGATGGTCTTCGCAGTCTCAATATCCTTGGGATCTGATGATTCGAGTAGCTCCtgtcttctcttttcaaggTAGACTTCGTCCGCAACAGTGAGGGCTCTCCCAAGGTCCTTGacaatcttctttctgacTTCCTTTACCTTTATTGCAACTTCATGATCACCAGGGATAGACATCACCTGAAGGAATCCCTTGTAGCGTCTTTCAAATTCGTCTTTCAATTTTTGGATGGAGTCTTCTTGGTGTAATTTGACAAATTGCTCTCTGATGTGCTTGTTCATTTGATCAACATCACTGGCGTGCGTCCAGTACGAATCATGAACGGATGCAAACGAAAGACCATCCTCACCGCATGCTTTCGCAGTCATCAACATATGAGTGGCATCTAAGGAATGCACAAAGTTTGGTGGAAATGCAGCCTGTTGCTTCCTGGCATCGACCTGAGAGGCACCAAATGGATCAGAAATGGAAACATCTTGCAAACTGGTTGTGATGGTCTGCTGTCTGTTGGCCCTGTATGGTTGAACACAAGGTAACCCAAGTGGAGTGGTCCATATGACGGAAGACAAATGGTTTGGCTTGTTAGAATTCGTAGCTGCAGTTTCCTCATAGTCGATTCTCACAGACTTCGAAATCCGTTTGGCAGCCTCTCCCAACCAGTCTTGAATCAAATGTGCACCTTCGAATAACTCTCTTACAGAGGCAAACACATGAGTTGTCAAGTATCTCGAGTAGATAGAAAGTTTGTCAGATGGCTCACccttgaacaaagaagcaatttgcttttcaatttGTGCCACTGCACCAACGTAGGTAACACCATAAACATTCGTCATCACTGTTTGCTTCACGACCTTTCTGGTGATCTTGCCTCTCAAAAATTGAGCTAGTTCGTCACCTGCCTCAGCTTCAGCATCGAGTCTCTTCTCGACGAGACCAGCAACATGCAGATAGACATCCTGAGGTCTATCGGCTGGAAGTAAGTTGACCTGACGGGCACCTTCAACATCACCACCTAAAGCTGCATAATGCTGCAAACCATTACATGTGCCATCCTGATGCACAGGAATGTAAGACACATATTTGGTTGGATCTTCAAGCTTATAGGCTTCGTTTAACTCGAAGCACACGCTGAGTACTTGCCAAGGTTTGTCACCTTTTATCCACCAGCGATCTTCTCCTAATGGGTCACGAGCTGTTTGAAATACCTTGTCCATGTTTTCTTCGACAAACTTCACGCGCTCATCCAAAGGAGCTTTGTCTTTACCATAAACGTTAGCGAGATGAATTTTTAACCATCTAAGACCACGCTCTCCAAGCTCCTTACCGTCCCAGAATAGGAAAAGAGATCTGGTCAAATCACTTCCCAAATGGTTGAAATGGGGAGAGATTGGGTAGGCCCTACCTCTGAAGTCGACGCTATGAGGGAAAAACATcttttctccaacaaaTGCCCTGGCGATTTCTAACTTGTAATTTATGTCACACCTCTGAGACCTGTGACCTGCCGCTTCATTTAAGATTTGTTTGACTTGCTTGATGTATTCGCTTTTCTGCGAAGGCTCAGCATTGGAAGGAAGTGGGGGAGGCAATTTGGGTTCCTCGGCAACAGGAGGTATATCCAAAAATTGTTCACCTGTGTTCCAGCACCGGGAGATTACATCGAGGACCTTAGAGTTGACCGTCCAGGCGGTCTCTCCCAAAATATTTAAACCTTTGTAAACTTCATCCAAGTTGTGAGCGTCCGAAGCAGCTTTCACATATGCGATGGTTTCCGCGGAATCCTTGATTCTCACAACGTTAGAAGGGGTGAACAAGTAGCCGCCCAGGTTGTGAGCAGTCCACGGTCTTGGAGGAACCAACATTGGAAGGAATGATGGCTGCACCAGGTTCACGAATGCATTTCCTCCGAGTTGTTTAACGAGGTTTTTGTGCAACTTGATAACACCGATTCTTTGACCCAGCATAAATTGATAGGTGTGATGGAATGCAGGCTGAAGACCCTTGACAGTCTTACCGGTGGTGGGATCAGTCCCACTGACTTGTACTTTTGCAAcatgaagcaaaagagtAGTGAGAACTGAGCCCAACTTAGCATACAAAGTATATGTCCAATCAGTTTGCACTGAAGCTGCCTCGATTGATTTTCTGCTCTTGACCACTTTCCTCCATTGAGTCAGGTTCATGAGTTTCTTGCTAGCATATTTCTTGTCCGCTCTCATGAGGCTCTGACACTTGTATTCAAGCTCGACAGCACGACCGACAGAAATAATTGCCCTAGCTGCACGCATACCATCCACAATACCACCTGTGctgttgagcttcaacaattcaaAGATGACAATAACACAGAGAGTCTTTGGTGGCACAAGTACAAAGTATGGAGCATAAAATGACCTGTCCTTCATTTgttttttctcctcttggGAAAGCTCAGACATATTGATCTCGTTATTGAGTAGTTGCTTGCACAACTGGTGTTCTTCCTCGACTAATGGAAGCATGTCACTATACCACTTGTACAATTGAACATTCAAGTTCTTGTTCATGGAAATTTCGCCACGTTGTTGAAGGGTATTAAATTCATGGTTCCACTTTGCACGGGCTCCCTCGATTCCTCGAGCTTCCAAATCCTTTTGACGTCTTTCGTTGAATATTTCGAGaattttgttgaatctAGCCTTGTCTTCAGGAGACttaagcttcttgaaaatctcatgacagtttcttttggagTCGGTAACattatgaagaagatgtgaGTCAATAGACCCATCAAGGTCCTTGAATAACAGctcaagatcaagcttGGTTTCCGATTTAAGACCCAAAAGCGTGTGTCTAATGACCTTCATACCAAATGAATCTACAGAACGAAGTGTAATGGCATCTTCCTTCTCTAAGATTGGTGCATCGACGGAATCACTCGAGAAGTATTCTGGGGTGTCGTCAGTTGATTTGGCATTGGATTCGCCTGGACTCCTCACCTCGTTGTAAACGGCAATTAAATCCTGTGGGACGTACAGAGGCTTCAAAGTGGGATCCCTGAAGATCTTGGTTAGACCTTCGATAGTGATGACATCCACGTTGTTTAGCATGTTGCGGAATAAATGGCGAGATTTTTTAGCACGATTAagccatttttcaaacttTTCAGGGTTTGAGAGACTTTTTCCTAGAAGTAAAGCGTATGTTCTATCGTTAGGTTGGAAGTTGAACTGTACCAGAGACTTTTCCACGTACAGCTCTAGGTCCTCGATGGTAGTGGAATCTTCCGCAGCGTAAGCTTCTAAGTACTTGTTCAAAAGCTGAGCAAATCCCTTTGCCTGATCAAGCAAGGGATATATAGCCTTGAGGATGTTATCTGCTCTATCGAAGTTCTTGGAAGCTAGAAGAGCATCTAACAAAGACTGAAGGTGCACAACGTCTTTCACAAAAGGTGACCTCGTCACTGGGTCGTAACTTGAAGACCAAGctacttcttttttctgttcTTCCGGGAGATCAGCGACGGACTCTGGAGAAATTTCGTTAAAAGGTTTCTGTGTGAGCGATACTTGCCTCGTCTTTTGAGTATGCAACTGTGCGTTCTTTTTTAGGTCTTCAACTATGGAAGGGTATGCATAATTTGCTTTAAATAGCGCTGGCTCTGGGTGTTCTCTGGTGGAAGTAGTGACACACCTTAAGTATGGTCGAAAGCGGAGATTTAGAAAGCCTGTCCTCAGAGATGAGGATTTAGCGGTTCTAAGCATGATGGATGCAGAGATGAGCGAGAGCTAGTATTAAATGGAAGGATATGTTCTCGAAACCTCAGATATAGCTATAGGAACCAGGAAGGATAAATGTAACTAAAATATGTAAAAAAGGACCGGGAGTTATGGTGATTAGTTAAACGTAGTGTGAGGTTTCTAGAGATTTTTCTCATCGGAGCACCTTATGCAAACTGGAAAAGTTGCAGTGCGCATCCATCCCATACTCTCGGCTTTTCACTAACACTATCATTTGCCACACCTGTACATTGTACCACACAAACGACCAGCAAGACAGGACACCATAGGGTATTATATCTATCAGATATGATATCGAAACGCTTTGCAGGTCGATTGCCCCAACTAGCAGCCACCTGACTTGTGGGTTCAGTCTGTTTCATGTAAGTAGCGCTgaacttcaaaagatgCATATCTCTCAAGTAATATAAGATGTACCCGTTCATCACAACCCCATCTCTGCTTGCAATGCCTTCAATGcctcctcatcctcgtcttcctccTGCGGCTTATCCTTATTTACCGTAGGGAAATTAGGAAGCTCGGGCTCCTCAAACGCAGGGGCCTTTTGCGCTGGTGCCTGTGCTGCGGTATTCTTCTGCTTGctttccttctcctcctcttgTAAAGCCGCCAATTCCTCGTCTAACTCATCCTCGTCCACATACTCACCACCCACTGGCCGCGAGATTGCCTCGGATATCTCGTCTGCCAACTCCACTTGCTCACGGATATCATCCATAGTGTTCTCCACCTTGTCAACATCGTACTCACCATGAATCTGCTTCATGGCCAGGGCGCCTTGTTTCATCGCCTTCATGGTCTCCAAGTTGAGGTTGGCGCTCTCTATCGCGGTCAACTGTGTCTCAAGTGAGTCAATTTGGTTCTcaatcttcatcaagttcgCCTCATACCccttttttcttttcaacgcattctttgccaaagctTTATTCGTGGAAATATGTTTTCTTGCAAGCTTATCTTGATCATCGATTTGCGACTCTAGATGGCTAcgcttcttgttgagcaTCTGGATATGCTCCCTCAACTCAACGATGGCCTTTTTCGgcaattctttcttttgctgcttGTTGCCTCCAAACATGTAGCTCCACATCTTGCCCTAAAATTCTTAGTGTGTGTAGTTGGAAGGTCTGTTAGTGTATAAGATGTACTGTAACGTTCTAAGATGGATATGACAAGGCAGGTATGATAAGAGCACCTCTGGTGGTGTTCCTTGGGTGATGCACGACCTTGCACATTTAAGGCAAAACCAGTTGAATTCATACGATGTTTGATAGGTTGTAAGAAGATTGAGTTTCAACGAAAAATCCTTTCCTACTCATTAAATACCAAGTATAACTGTGCATTAATTCATGTAGGCGTTAAGGTATGATTTGGCGAGGCAGCTATTCTACAAAGTGCGCAATATAATTACTTGCCGTGACTTCGGGCCTCACCAATGCCTATGATATCATCCATCTAACAAAACTTGAAAGCTCACAAAACATCTCTCTAGCTCACCATCACccacaaaaagaagaaaaatagCATCACACCgaagattttcaagaacaacCACCTGTTGTTGGAAATATGGGCGTAGTACTTGAGTAATTCTCTCTGAGCCCCCGATATGTTCATATCGATGTCTTCAACGTTTTGGTCAATTCTTTGAATTTGCTCACCCTGCTCAGTCACCATTGTTGCTAACTGGGAGAAGAGGTTGCCTACCTCATTAATGGTGGCTTCAATGGTCTCGACTGCACTGTTTCTCTGCTGTAGGTATTCGTTGCTCTGCTCTTCCATGAGAAGTAGCTGTCTGGTTTGGTCAGGTATGGAGAGAAGCTCAGCGCCTCCGTTCTGCGCTGGCTCATCTTCGAAACTATGCATGTATGGATTCTCCCCTAAGTTATGGGATGAGTTATTCACTCCCGTGCCCCTAGCGGAGTCGCTCTCACTGAGCGGCGTCAGAGAATTCTGTCGCCTGTTGGTGGCAGcactcaagaagttctccTGCCTAGTTTTGTTCATTAGCTCATTCTTCTGTCTAAGCTCCAAAACATTTTTGAACTCACCACTTacattcttcattttcgaGTTAAGCAAATTCAAAACATTTTTCGAGTACTGATTGATCTGAGAATCCATCTGGATGGACAGCTCTCCCTTGGCAAATCGCTGGAGATTTTGTATGCTCTGCTCAATCTTAAATATGTCTTGCTTGATTACATAGGTCAACTCGCCAATCTCCACGGGCCGGTCATCAAAGAGTGGTTTCTTCTTAGCCAAAAGTGCGAGCTTCAGTAGAAGCTCTGTTGTGTGGGCAATGTCTTTGGCGATTATCAGGGCTTGCTGGGAGAAACGTGATTTCTTGGGTGCCAGAGTGTCTTGCCGCTGCTGGCCGCCTTGCTGCCTTCTGTTGATTTTGTCATAAGACGACACGCATTGCTGGAACTCAAAAGTTCGATTTTGTATCGCCAGCGACATGTCTATGCTAGTATCTCGAGGGAGTAATGAGGGCCTGACTTTGAAAAGCGAAGGTGGTGCTGGTGTTCTTTTTGTACCGCGGTGTGCAGGTGAACCAGGGGAATAGCCAGCAGTTGTAACTACTTCAACCAAGTATGACTTAAGATGACATGGGTGACATTAGAACCTTATCGTGCTTTGTAGTCATTTTTTGTAATGTGTCTGCAACTTTTGGACATTAGAAAGCAAGAGGGGGGGGGTCAGAAGTGCTTTGCACTATGCTAGCGATGAACACAGTAGGAGAAGAATCTTGAGATAAAACCAACAAATTTTAAAACTTTTACTTGGCAATCTATGCAAACCAAAAGCCGAGTTTATTGATTCATGGGTTTGATGAGATTCCATACATATTTGCAAACACTTGAGCAACATTCGTcgtttgagaagaaggtcaaAGGTATCCATGACGAAGCGCTGGTCGCTGATCTTGACAGATCTTCATTGATAAAACAATTCTGCTAGGTTTTCTCAGCAAGTCAATTTACATTTCctcaaagctcttctttacaccattgaagaaatttgaTTTAGCGAAGTTATTGCCATCGAGAAAATGGAGGTAAATAATAGTCTTTTAACAGGTTTCGAACAAATATGactcttgaacaaagaaacCGGCGTCTTTTATCAGTATTTGGTTAGCGGTTGGTAACGTAATGGTTGATATAGCTTGATATACTTACGAATCAGTCGTACATGGACGATTATATCTGTACTTCATGCATTGAATATTTCATTCTAGTTCCGAACCAAAGATTTATTAGTTTATATTAAGAAAATTCTTAATACATTCTATTAACTCACTTTCACGAAGAGTTTTGTCTTCGAATACTTAAATTGACGcccattttgcagctaGTCGAGAGCAAATGTTACATTTTtacacccgtgcaccaaAAGGGCCAAATGGCAACAGCTCGGCTAGCCCTTCAAGTGCACCATGCGGTGTAGACTCCAAATGAGACACAAACTATGACTGATAACAACGTTGGCCAATCCCTCTTATTATGTCTTCGATTGTATAAATatctcttgaaaaataGACGGTTTTACGATGTTCACTATATTTGGCCCGCGTTCACTGCTGGAACTCTTAGAACCCAAGATAACATAAACAGCACTACAAAACCAATTATTTGCCATATCTAGTTTTTAGAGGTAATCTTGATCTATTTTTAAAGATATGTTGCCTCACAACGTAATTTGTTAATAtgtgctttttcaaatcagTTTTCTACTCATCTAGACCTTGCGTTTACACCGTGTTCCATTTTGTcgaatggctgcgaaaaggCTGAGACGCTCTCAAACACGACTAATACACGTTCGCTTAAAATCACCTTTTATCAGCCAAATCTGAAGAAACTCACATCATCATAATTGTTAAAATTTGTAGCTTACGAATTTGCCAAAACCTTCGCCTGAATGACACTATTTCAATAAGGTGGCCCTTATAGTTGGCCGTCCACGCGTTGCcaaaaagggaaaaaacTAAACATCTAAAGTCGCACTAACAAACACACAGAAAAAATACTGGTATTATCAAGTCGTGCATCACCCACCTTGATCCCTCACGAgtatcaacaaaaacatTTCCTCTAAATCACCTACAAAGATCATGAGAGAAATTGTACGTAAGCAAGTTCAAACTTTTACGTTTCATCCTCTAATTGGCCCTTACTAACTTCAGATCCATTTGTCCACCGGTCAGTGTGGTAACCAGATTGGCGCTGCCTTCTGGGAAACTATCTGTGGTGAACACGGTTTAGACAACAATGGGAATTACCATGGCGACGACGGAATCCAAAAGGCCAAATTGGACGTGTACTTCAATGAAGCCTCCTCCGGCAAGTACGTTCCTCGTGCCGTTCTCGTGGACTTGGAACCAGGTACCATCGACGCTGTCAAGCTGTCCCGTATTGGTAACTTGTTTCGTCCCGATAACTACATCTTTGGCCAGTCTTCTGCTGGTAATGTGTGGGCCAAGGGTCACTATACTGAAGGTGCCGAATTGGTCGACTCTGTTATGGATGTTGTGAGGAGAGAGGCCGAAGGTTGTGACTCGTTGCAGGGTTTCCAGATTACTCACTCCTTGGGTGGAGGTACTGGTTCTGGTATGGGtaccttgttgatctcgAGAATCAGGGAGGAATTTCCAGACAGAATGATGGCAACCTTTTCCGTGATGCCCTCTCCTAAAGTTTCCGACACCGTCATTGAACCATATAACGCGACCTTGTCTGTGCACCAGCTTGTGGAAAACTCCGATGAAACCTTCTGTATTGATAACGAGGCCTTGTATAATATCTGCCAAAAGACCTTACGCTTACCACAGCCTTCTTACGACCAGTTGAACAACTTAGTTTCGTCTGTGATGTCTGGCGTCACCACTTCCTTGCGTTACCCCGGCCAGTTGAACTCTGATTTGAGAAAGTTAGCCGTTAACTTAGTGCCATTCCCAAGATTGCACTTCTTCATGGTTGGTTACGCTCCCTTGACTTCAATGGGTTCCCAGTCCTTCAGATCTTTATCTGTTCCAGAGTTGACTCAGCAGATGTTCGATGCCAAAAACATGATGGCTGCTTCTGACCCTAGAAACGGCCGCTACTTGACAGTAGCTGCATTCTTTAGAGGAAATGTCTCTATGAAAGaggttgatgatgaaatgTACAAGGTTCAGACGAGGAACGCAGACTACTTTGTCGAGTGGATTCCTAACAATGTTCAGACTGCCGTTTGTTCAGTTCCTCCAAAGGATTTGGACATGGCTGCTACATTCATCGGTAATTCGACCTCTATTCAAGAATTGTTCAAGAGAGTTGGCGATCAGTTCAGTGCTATGTTtagaagaaaagctttcttGCACTGGTACACCTCTGAGGGTATGGATGAGATGGAGTTCACTGAGGCAGAATCCAATATGAATGACTTGGTAAGTGAATACCAGCAGTACCAGGAAGCCAGcgtggaagaagaagaggatgtGGATTATGGTGCCGAGGAGGCTCCTTTGACTGACAACATGGATTAATCGGGGTGGGCAAGCAAGCTTATACCATTTCTTCATGTATAGATTTATACCCTAGGTACACTGCTGTGTACATCTGTGTCGTTCGAGGCTGCTCATTGTTTATTTGCTCGTCGATGGTAAAGTGCCCGCTTGAAGGTTCATTGCAAAGCGGCTTCATCACCTACACACTCTCTTTATTTCGTATCATCTAATTTTAGTGAATTCTTTATTACGCCCTAATTtatggaaaaaaaaaaaattactGATTGAATTCGTAATGCGTGAATTGTATAGTATATGGCAGCTCGATGTGACGACGCAGCTCTAGATTGGCCACTCAGGTACCACCTCGAACAGGACTTTATAACAGTGAATGTAGACCTAGTGGTAAAATGCGATGCACAGAGACAGCTCAATTGCCTCtcaagaaatttttgaCGAAATCATTCTTGTCGACATTGTTGTAGCTCTCCTGATCTTCAAAGTATCTCATGACATGGCATTGCTGTTTCCAAAAGTTGATCAATTCTTGAAACTCCATTTGCCCCTTGGCATAAAGAATGTTGGTTACGTCCAAGTCGTTGACAAACCTCTGTCTTTCGAATTCTTGTCTGATCTTCGTCTTGACGTTGGAGACAGGCATATCCAACTCGTACAAGTTGCAAAACTCCTTGGAGTTTCTGATGTATCTTCTGTACAAGTGAATGactctctttttcatgtCCGCATGTGTTAGAGAACGACGGGTCGTCTCTGCAAATTCAGTAGCAAGGGTCATGACAGCACAAAATCTCTGGACTTTTGGTTAATATCGTAAAACAAATTGAAAGTTTTTGGTTGGCTAGAGTGCGGATGGGTGTGTGCAGCTCATAAAGTTCGTCACTGAATATGGGTGCGcatttgctgaagaagctcgcCGGATGGCTCTAGTAGCTTCACAAATCTGCACAATTCGAAGCAGTGGTCCCAACTTTCAGAACTTTTTAAAAGATCAATTATACGAAGAATAATTTGTCGATCCTTCGAGTCAAGTAGGGCTTGATCGTCCTCAGGGGTTTCCGCCGATTCGTACTCTCTCTTGAAGTTCAAATATACTATGAGGTAGTTGTAGCAAAGTTCCACATCCTGAGACTTGATCAATCTGttcatgaaattgagcGGGGTCtcattgagaagcttgaagaacttgtgCCAATAGCATATTTCAATTTTTCGTAAAAGATTGACGTAGATATTGTCAGCC encodes:
- the PSD1 gene encoding phosphatidylserine decarboxylase 1 — encoded protein: MVYRPMFNAEKLMARRKMYPHSPFINGPSSMNITQPLSRASTVAELTIQRSFHEQGMHHGGNGFPKLPRLPSIPGIPRPKRTVFYYSTWSNRSKRFVPNLRISRRQFSSAPSKIKHGTRSLKCGIQRRFFSSEARKKRREKRRFVRWWTLTSLVIVLGGVAAKIRYERYLDEDYDEDDYLPFGDHTVKPSSWSLYAYSTLPLKTMSRLWGQFNSINLPVWMRKPSYTLYSRLFGVNMDEMDEPDLTTYKNLSEFFYRRLKPGVRPLADTDLVSPSDGKILKFGVIQDGEIEQVKGMTYSVDALLGLNTKRLAAPTHSLEFDRKEEHEALVKRHEEFARLNGISYSLDDIVGGENENTHHINDLEYKDEGDQTASDRKPSIGKDLSVAQNLTPTPLERLGQSSHKNLYFAVIYLAPGDYHRYHSPTNWVTTLRRHFIGELFSVAPFFQKTLPGLFVLNERVALLGYWKHGFFSMIPVGATNVGSIVVNFDKDLKTNDVYEHEVYSRSSRSSSPSETTALLEEGKSISVRSTENTVSKPKKLKKNTVYEATYTNASTLLGGFPLRKGEEVGGFKLGSTVVLVFEAPDNFHFDLQVGQKIKMGESLGRFK
- the MOB2 gene encoding Mob2p — translated: MSFLNTIRGFGRSSKKTKKDYETPGILAPPGNGNVSPMRRSQSPSHSEEIPLFMCEPFVKTALVKGSFKTIVQLPKYVDYGEWLSLNIFELYNHLNQFYGIISDYITPETNPTMNAGPNMNYLWIDTNGQPVNLPADQYIEYVLTWISNKINDQSVFPTKDGGAFPPNFIKDCKNIVRQMFRIFAHIYHNHFDKLVHLSLEAHWNSFFAHFIGFCKEFNLIEKKELMPLLPLIENFEVQGKII
- the RPO41 gene encoding DNA-directed RNA polymerase, producing MLRTAKSSSSRTGFLNLRFRPYLRCVTTSTREHPEPALFKANYAYPSIVEDLKKNAQLHTQKTRQVSLTQKPFNEISPESVADLPEEQKKEVAWSSSYDPVTRSPFVKDVVHLQSLLDALLASKNFDRADNILKAIYPLLDQAKGFAQLLNKYLEAYAAEDSTTIEDLESYVEKSSVQFNFQPNDRTYALLLGKSLSNPEKFEKWLNRAKKSRHLFRNMLNNVDVITIEGLTKIFRDPTLKPSYVPQDLIAVYNEVRSPGESNAKSTDDTPEYFSSDSVDAPILEKEDAITLRSVDSFGMKVIRHTLLGLKSETKLDLESLFKDLDGSIDSHLLHNVTDSKRNCHEIFKKLKSPEDKARFNKILEIFNERRQKDLEARGIEGARAKWNHEFNTLQQRGEISMNKNLNVQLYKWYSDMLPLVEEEHQLCKQLLNNEINMSELSQEEKKQMKDRSFYAPYFVLVPPKTLCVIVIFELLKLNSTGGIVDGMRAARAIISVGRAVELEYKCQSLMRADKKYASKKLMNSTQWRKVVKSRKSIEAASVQTDWTYTLYAKLGSVLTTLLLHVAKVQVSGTDPTTGKTVKGLQPAFHHTYQFMSGQRIGVIKLHKNLVKQLGGNAFVNSVQPSFLPMLVPPRPWTAHNSGGYLFTPSNVVRIKDSAETIAYVKAASDAHNLDEVYKGLNILGETAWTVNSKVLDVISRCWNTGEQFLDIPPVAEEPKLPPPLPSNAEPSQKSEYIKQVKQILNEAAGHRSQRCDINYKLEIARAFVGEKMFFPHSVDFRGRAYPISPHFNHLGSDLTRSLFLFWDGKELGERGLRWLKIHLANVYGKDKAPLDERVKFVEENMDKVFQTARDPLGEDRWWIKGDKPWQVLSVCFELNEAYKLEDPTKYVSYIPVHQDGTCNGLQHYAALGGDVEGARQVNLLPADRPQDVYSHVAGLVEKRLDAEAEAGDELAQFLRGKITRKVVKQTVMTNVYGVTYVGAVAQIEKQIASLFKGEPSDKLSIYSRYLTTHVFASVRELFEGAHLIQDWLGEAAKRISKSVRIDYEETAATNSNKPNHLSSVIWTTPLGLPCVQPYRANRQQTITTSLQDVSISDPFGASQVDARKQQAAFPPNFVHSLDATHMLMTAKACGEDGLSFASVHDSYWTHASDVDQMNKHIREQFVKLHQEDSIQKLKDEFERRYKGFLQVMSIPGDHEVAIKVKEVRKKIVKDLGRALTVADEVYLEKRRQELLESSDPKDIETAKTITTTVSVTEGYDMNAISVPASQSNSVQILAPLTFPEIPSKGDLDVSLVKESQYFFS
- the SNF7 gene encoding ESCRT-III subunit protein SNF7 — its product is MWSYMFGGNKQQKKELPKKAIVELREHIQMLNKKRSHLESQIDDQDKLARKHISTNKALAKNALKRKKGYEANLMKIENQIDSLETQLTAIESANLNLETMKAMKQGASAMKQIHGEYDVDKVENTMDDIREQVELADEISEAISRPVGGEYVDEDELDEELAALQEEEKESKQKNTAAQAPAQKAPAFEEPELPNFPTVNKDKPQEEDEDEEALKALQAEMGL